In the genome of Phlebotomus papatasi isolate M1 chromosome 2, Ppap_2.1, whole genome shotgun sequence, one region contains:
- the LOC129801564 gene encoding pyrimidodiazepine synthase isoform X1, whose amino-acid sequence MSKVTRKFSHLPESLGIWHTAKTTVFNKRNKVCSRSLTTCVDLRKSENMSNGKHLATGAPLPTLQDDGKIRLYSMRFCPYAQRVHLVLDAKDIPYHTIYVNLQAKPEWLYDRSPPGTVPAVDLPNESGGASLYESLVISDYLDEKFPQRPLYPRTPLAKAKERLLIKKFDTVIDVMYKVFLGEHVPGTLTEISNRLDFFEKELQTRGSDFFGGNVPGMVDYMIWPWCERADMLTYLLGDKYVLDEERFPKLVKWRALMKEDKAVKGSYLSGEVHAKYMEGRRQGNADYDMLVRLGRKRIFHHTIERI is encoded by the exons ATGTCAAAAGTAACTCGAAAGTTCAGTCACTTGCCGGAATCTTTGGGTATTTGGCACACAGCAAAAACTAcggtttttaataaaagaaataaggTTTGTTCAAGAAGTTTAACCACCTGTGTAGACCTCAGAAAAAGTGAAAACATGAGCAACGGAAAACACTTAGCTACAG gtgCCCCCTTGCCCACCCTTCAGGATGATGGTAAGATCCGCCTCTACTCCATGCGCTTCTGCCCATATGCCCAACGTGTTCATCTTGTTCTGGATGCTAAGGATATTCCCTATCATACGATCTACGTAAATCTTCAGGCAAAGCCAGAATGGCTCTATGACCGAAGCCCTCCAGGTACCGTTCCCGCTGTGGATCTACCCAACGAAAGTGGAGGTGCCAGTCTATATGAATCTTTGGTCATATCAGACTATCTCGATGAGAAATTCCCACAGAGGCCCTTATATCCACGTACACCTTTGGCAAAAGCCAAGGAGCGTCTGCTGATTAAAAAGTTCGATACGGTGATTGACGTGATGTACAAAGTGTTTTTGGGGGAACATGTCCCTGGAACTTTGACTGAGATCAGCAACAGACTTGACTTTTTTGAGAAAGAACTTCAAACACGTGGATCCGACTTTTTTGGCGGGAATGTACCCGGGATGGTGGATTATATGATCTGGCCATGGTGTGAAAGAGCTGATATGCTTACATACCTTCTGGGAGATAAGTACGTCCTGGATGAGGAGAGATTTCCCAAATTG gtcAAGTGGAGAGCTCTGATGAAGGAGGACAAAGCCGTTAAGGGATCCTACCTGTCAGGTGAAGTGCATGCCAAGTACATGGAAGGACGTCGACAAGGAAATGCTGATTATGATATGCTTGT ACGTCTCGGAAGGAAAAGAATCTTCCACCACACAATTGAGAGAATTTGA
- the LOC129801488 gene encoding pseudouridylate synthase 7 homolog, with protein MGRRGGRPGGKFHGKKRKFPGNQAKTAEETDESENIPREMVNVQEIDVGITEYVGDAPGFTGIIKCKYSDFQVNEIDLEGNIVKLTDMSLPQCPNALPENTETDQQDSLLSLTTTENLNKLVTDENPDGFYEIDVTNLTKDERTKIHSSIREHFGSSLLSNTITKDEKKIIKCFKANKAKPERERHRWLWPHQYIYFVVHKTNLDTMRAATFLAYNMGIKPSAIAYAGTKDKRALTSQMFCIKRREPSKILEAARRTQNILVGNFSCRPDVLKLGQLRGNRFRIALREITVDRAVIEKSLESFREKGFINYYGLQRFGNSAVVPTYSIGKALLKGNWQEACELILKPRPGDLPIMQRVRECWWTTKDAQKALSLVNSKEKSIELDLLRGLAQHGANNYINALEQVPRNARLLYIHSYQSLIWNQVASRRFKMGMSPVQGDLILREEASEKLDDFDIIYDEPQDDDQELPQEKVQEESKFKNMVKKLTEEDVISGNYSIFDIVLPLPGHDITYPENICEKWYQELLAVDELSSEKLKQKVKTYSLGGTYRKLMAKPDNLSWRLMKYSSTRDLLIASDIDELKSKQFPEIATGEKTALVLDFCLPSCTYATMALREILKTDTSTAAQIKLNPKEDRVDRVPESAVKRSKI; from the exons ATGGGCAGAAGAGGAGGACGACCAGGAGGAAAATTTCATGGGAAAAAGCGTAAATTCCCAGGAAATCAAGCAAAAACTGCAGAAGAAACCGACGAATCGGAAAATATTCCCAGGGAGATGGTTAACGTTCAGGAAATTGATGTTGGGATCACAGAATACGTTGGAGATGCTCCAGGATTTACAGGAATCATCAAGTGCAAATATTCTGACTTTCAGGTCAATGAAATTGACTTGGAaggaaatattgtaaaattaacagACATGTCGTTACCACAATGCCCAAATGCTCTGCCCGAAAATACTGAAACTGACCAGCAGGACTCCCTCTTGTCGCTCACAACAACTGAAAATCTTAACAAGCTTGTCACTGATGAAAATCCCGATGGGTTTTATGAAATAGACGTGACAAATTTGACAAAAGATGAGAGAACAAAGATTCACTCGAGTATCCGGGAACATTTTGGAAGTTCTCTATTATCAAATACCATCACCAAGGATGAGAAGAAAATCATCAAATGCTTCAAAGCTAATAAAGCAA AACCTGAGCGTGAAAGACATCGCTGGCTGTGGCCTCATCAGTATATCTATTTTGTGGTACACAAAACCAATCTCGACACCATGAGAGCTGCCACATTCCTCGCCTACAACATGGG aatcaaaCCTTCAGCTATTGCTTATGCTGGAACAAAAGACAAGAGAGCTCTAACGTCTCAGATGTTTTGTATAAAAAGAAGGGAACCATCTAAAATCCTTGAAGCAGCTAGAAGGACGCAAAATATACTTGTCGGAAACTTCTCATGTCGTCCTGACGTCCTCAAATTGGGTCAATTGCGTGGGAATCGCTTTCGAATAGCTCTGAGAGAGATTACAGTTGATCGAGCTGTGATTGAAAAGTCGTTAGAAAGTTTTAGGGAAAAGGGATTTATCAACTACTACGGATTGCAGAGATTCGGAAATTCCGCTGTAGTTCCTACCTATTCCATTGGAAAGGCCCTACTGAAAGGAAATTGGCAAGAAGCTTGTGAATTAATATTGAAACCCCGTCCCGGAGATCTTCCGATCATGCAACGTGTCCGGGAATGCTGGTGGACAACCAAGGATGCACAGAAAGCTTTGTCCTTAGTCAATTCAAAGGAAAAAAGCATCGAATTGGATTTGTTGAGAGGATTGGCTCAACACGGAGCCAATAATTACATTAATGCTTTAGAACAGGTGCCAAGAAATGCTAGGCTCCTGTATATTCACTCCTATCAGAGTCTAATCTGGAATCAGGTAGCTTCTAGGCGTTTCAAGATGGGAATGAGTCCTGTTCAGGGCGATTTAATCCTTCGGGAGGAAGCTTCTGAAAAGCTTGATGACTTCGATATTATCTATGATGAACCGCAAGATGATGATCAAGAACTTCCACAGGAAAAGGTTCAAGAAGAATCAAAATTCAAGAATATGGTGAAGAAGCTCACGGAAGAAGACGTAATTTCTGGAAATTACTCAATTTTCGATATTGTTTTACCTCTTCCCGGACATGATATAACATACCCAGAAAATATATGTGAAAAATGGTATCAGGAACTCCTGGCTGTTGATGAACTCTCatctgaaaaattgaaacaaaaagTCAA aacttatTCCCTAGGGGGTACATATAGAAAATTGATGGCCAAACCTGATAATCTGTCCTGGCGCCTGATGAAATATTCAAGTACTAGAGACCTCCTTATTGCCTCAGACATTGATGAATTGAAAAGCAAACAATTTCCCGAGATTGCGACAGGAGAAAAAACAGCTTTAGTGCTGGATTTCTGTCTTCCTTCTTGCACATATGCTACAATGGCTCTCAGGGAAATTCTAAAGACAGATACTTCCACAGCAGCTCAGATAAAGCTGAATCCAAAGGAAGACAGAGTGGACAGAGTACCAGAATCTGCCGTTAAAAGGAGCAAGATTTGA
- the LOC129801499 gene encoding zinc finger and BTB domain-containing protein 18 isoform X1, with product MTSTTQAENYQLKWHSHLSNLNSSVATLYRNDKFADVMLVPSNSVDCGVGIPAHKIILSTCSHYFASIFENNPTPPNSLIYVVLPAELSRKSLQILIQYMYSGEATVSNDILNEVLRGGELLRIRGLWRSNHHGSDPQGPSQRPVEAAGATRVIKQDVSVIDKHLSEMGVKPPSNGALKESPVLVMHPHVATPTPYTPPIQNLAVKKDVAIDPGEGRPIPSSHYGLVSLQIAAAVKKAQQHSEKRTKSLSGTGENGPSTVGQSLPGKSSESSTSRCVLTSDLRTEASRSSVESRRIVEVAPRQDLPEGSHEHDLSFLGIKQEPVEWTEFEQQNGIERQHMEITVKPEMIYQEEAPDEHPEEMQEPIYSPLTCELCSETFTIPGEWVRHIESFHSDSPSQTIPKKRRRTEDTASENIAALRCDLCSMFFITPAEWVRHVQNTHTETELAISNNSAPPKRNIRMSRPLDGQTQDKSCSICHKTFPSYASMEIHKRTHTGEKPFYCSMGCNKGFNVKSNLLRHMRTLHNQLINPSSVQDQADVDSGSE from the exons ATGACTTCGACGACCCAGGCtgaaaattatcaattaaaGTGGCACTCCCACCTGtcgaatttgaattcttcagtCGCCACTCTTTACAG AAATGACAAATTCGCCGACGTGATGCTCGTACCGAGCAACAGTGTTGACTGTGGTGTGGGGATTCCAGCCCACAAAATCATCTTGAGCACCTGCAGCCAC TATTTTGCATCGATCTTTGAGAACAACCCAACACCACCAAATTCCTTAATTTATGTTGTCCTTCCGGCTGAATTGAGCCGTAAATCTCTCCAGATCCTTATTCAATACATGTACAGTGGTGAAGCTACTGTTTCCAACGATATCCTCAACGAAGTCTTGCGCGGAGGGGAACTCCTACGCATTCGGGGCCTTTGGCGCAGTAATCATCATGGATCAGACCCTCAGGGGCCATCCCAACGTCCCGTAGAAGCTGCTGGTGCCACTAGGGTGATCAAACAGGATGTAAGTGTTATCGACAAGCATCTTTCAGAAATGGGAGTTAAACCACCCAGCAATGGAGCTCTGAAGGAGAGTCCTGTACTTGTGATGCATCCACATGTTGCGACTCCAACTCCCTACACTCCTCCAATACAGAATCTTGCAGTGAAAAAAGATGTGGCCATAGATCCTGGAGAAGGTAGACCAATTCCTTCCAGCCACTATGGGCTTGTATCTCTCCAAATTGCAGCCGCAGTAAAAAAAGCACAACAGCATTCAGAAAAACGTACCAAAAGTTTATCAG GTACAGGTGAAAATGGCCCATCCACCGTTGGACAAAGTCTCCCGGGAAAGTCTTCAGAGTCATCTACATCTCGTTGTGTTCTCACTAGTGATCTTCGAACTGAAGCCTCAAGATCTAGTGTGGAATCCCGCCGGATTGTTGAGGTTGCTCCACGTCAAGATCTTCCTGAGGGTAGTCACGAACACGATCTGAGCTTCCTGGGTATTAAACAGGAGCCCGTGGAATGGACAGAATTTGAGCAACAAAATGGCATTGAACGCCAACATATGGAAATAACTGTGAAACCAGAAATGATTTACCAGGAAGAGGCTCCTGATGAACATCCAGAGGAAATGCAGGAACCTATTTATTCTCCACTTACTTGTGAATTGTGCAGTGAAACTTTTACAATTCCCGGCGAGTGGGTACGTCACATCGAGAGTTTTCACTCAGATTCACCCTCCCAGACAATTCCCAAGAAACGTAGACGGACTGaa GATACCGCGAGTGAGAACATTGCTGCTCTCAGGTGTGATCTCTGTTCCATGTTCTTCATAACACCTGCTGAATGGGTGAGGCACGTACAAAATACACATACAGAGACGGAACTGGCCATTTCCAATAATAGTGCACcaccaaaaag GAACATAAGAATGAGTCGGCCTTTAGATGGTCAGACACAAGATAAATCTTGCTCCATCTGCCACAAGACTTTTCCATCCTATGCCAGCATGGAGATCCACAAGAGAACCCACACAG GCGAAAAACCCTTCTATTGCAGCATGGGATGCAACAAAGGATTCAATGTAAAGTCTAACCTTCTGAGACACATGCGAACGCTCCACAATCAGCTCATCAATCCATCGAGTGTTCAGGACCAGGCAGATGTCGATAGTGGGTCAGAATGA
- the LOC129801529 gene encoding UDP-glycosyltransferase UGT5-like, with product MRLSVVIVVFLPCLVNCANILFLETVPSPSHHIWIRTLSTALAERGHNITSLSTDIEEHTPENLHYLHLDKVYDVMYNQEDEDFGQEWDFFEMGKINSYLQLLIFMDFTPLTLKGSLKSTGFHQLLAYPDDFKFDLIIYDFMVGGIMLPFVQKFNNPPVIALTAFYSVEFGASIVGGTLNPSFIPYIVNHDGDLTSFFGRVNNFVLTFLDYFLKECYMPYKLNALLRKEMPWAKDIRELNQLAKIVLLNKHPGLDIIEPAFPNVISVGGMQIQRNKGLPQDLQEVLDNSKDGVILLSLGTNVKSAMLGDDRITEILETFRSLPQYTFIWKFEADSLPVEVPSNVIIRKFVPQSDLLEHPNLKLFISHCGLLSTQEAIWFGVPILGLPVFGDQFHNLKLSLKNGVAEEGNLGKIDRMSFQQLIEKMLKDPKYRNNAETLSQVFRDQKETPLERAIWWTEYVLRHPNMTYMRSSSFELGIIKRQSWDVMAFIFSMILISMFVFVKISCCVCRMCSKKKSRKPKRD from the exons ATGAGACTTTCCGTGGTTATAGTGGTTTTCCTTCCGTGTTTGGTAAATTGTGCTAATATTTTGTTCCTGGAGACTGTACCCTCCCCAAGCCATCACATATGGATACGTACTCTTTCAACAGCCCTAGCTGAAAGGGGTCACAACATTACTTCTCTGTCGACTGACATTGAAGAACACACCCCAGAAAATCTTCATTATCTTCATCTTGACAAAGTCTACGATGTCATGTACAATCAAGAAGATGAGGATTTTGGACAGGAGTGGGACTTCTTTGaaatgggaaaaataaattcttactTACAATTGTTAATATTTATGGATTTCACGCCTCTTACTTTAAAAGGATCATTGAAATCAACTGGATTTCATCAGCTATTGGCATATCCTGatgattttaaa ttCGATTTAATTATCTATGACTTTATGGTAGGAGGCATAATGCTTCCGTTTGTCCAAAAGTTCAACAATCCACCAGTTATTGCCCTAACAGCGTTTTACTCTGTGGAATTTGGCGCTTCTATTGTAGGAGGAACTCTTAATCCATCATTCATACCCTATATCGTCAATCATGACGGGGATCTTACTTCTTTCTTCGGACGAGTAAATAATTTCGTACTCACATTTTTGGACTACTTTTTAAAAGAGTGCTATATGCCGTATAAGCTCAATGCATTATTGAGGAAGGAAATGCCTTGGGCAAAGGATATTCGTGAATTGAATCAATTGGCAAAGATTGTTCTTTTAAATAAGCATCCTGGTCTTGATATAATTGAACCAGCGTTTCCAAATGTGATTTCAGTTGGAGGTATGCAAATACAGAGAAATAAGGGTCTACCTCAAGATCTTCAGGAAGTTCTTGACAACTCGAAGGATGGGGTGATATTATTATCCCTAGGAACAAATGTAAAGAGTGCAATGTTAGGAGATGATCGTATTACAGAAATCCTTGAAACCTTCAGATCTCTACCTCAGTACACCTTTATCTGGAAATTTGAAGCAGACTCATTGCCAGTAGAAGTCCCTTCTAATGTTATCATTCGAAAGTTTGTACCCCAGAGTGATCTCTTAGAACATCCCAATCTTAAACTTTTCATCAGTCACTGTGGACTTCTCAGTACTCAAGAAGCTATTTGGTTTGGCGTACCTATTCTTGGACTCCCGGTCTTTGGTGATCAGTTCCATAACTTAAAACTCAGTTTGAAGAATGGAGTTGCTGAGGAAGGAAATCTCGGAAAAATTGACCGAATGTCCTTCCAACAATTGATTGAGAAGATGCTTAAAGACCCTAAATATCGAAACAATGCTGAGACACTTTCTCAAGTGTTTCGTGATCAGAAAGAAACACCGCTGGAGAGGGCAATTTGGTGGACGGAGTATGTATTGAGACATCCGAATATGACTTATATGAGGTCTTCATCTTTTGAACTAGGAATTATTAAGAGACAATCTTGGGATGTTATGGCATTCATATTTTCAATGATTCTAATTTCCATGTTTGTCTTCGTAAAAATTTCATGCTGTGTCTGCAGAATGTGTTCGAAAAagaaatccagaaagccaaagaGAGACTAA
- the LOC129801499 gene encoding modifier of mdg4 isoform X2 produces MTSTTQAENYQLKWHSHLSNLNSSVATLYRNDKFADVMLVPSNSVDCGVGIPAHKIILSTCSHYFASIFENNPTPPNSLIYVVLPAELSRKSLQILIQYMYSGEATVSNDILNEVLRGGELLRIRGLWRSNHHGSDPQGPSQRPVEAAGATRVIKQDVSVIDKHLSEMGVKPPSNGALKESPVLVMHPHVATPTPYTPPIQNLAVKKDVAIDPGEGRPIPSSHYGLVSLQIAAAVKKAQQHSEKRTKSLSGTGENGPSTVGQSLPGKSSESSTSRCVLTSDLRTEASRSSVESRRIVEVAPRQDLPEGSHEHDLSFLGIKQEPVEWTEFEQQNGIERQHMEITVKPEMIYQEEAPDEHPEEMQEPIYSPLTCELCSETFTIPGEWVRHIESFHSDSPSQTIPKKRRRTEDTASENIAALRCDLCSMFFITPAEWVRHVQNTHTETELAISNNSAPPKRNIRMSRPLDGQTQDKSCSICHKTFPSYASMEIHKRTHTAWDATKDSM; encoded by the exons ATGACTTCGACGACCCAGGCtgaaaattatcaattaaaGTGGCACTCCCACCTGtcgaatttgaattcttcagtCGCCACTCTTTACAG AAATGACAAATTCGCCGACGTGATGCTCGTACCGAGCAACAGTGTTGACTGTGGTGTGGGGATTCCAGCCCACAAAATCATCTTGAGCACCTGCAGCCAC TATTTTGCATCGATCTTTGAGAACAACCCAACACCACCAAATTCCTTAATTTATGTTGTCCTTCCGGCTGAATTGAGCCGTAAATCTCTCCAGATCCTTATTCAATACATGTACAGTGGTGAAGCTACTGTTTCCAACGATATCCTCAACGAAGTCTTGCGCGGAGGGGAACTCCTACGCATTCGGGGCCTTTGGCGCAGTAATCATCATGGATCAGACCCTCAGGGGCCATCCCAACGTCCCGTAGAAGCTGCTGGTGCCACTAGGGTGATCAAACAGGATGTAAGTGTTATCGACAAGCATCTTTCAGAAATGGGAGTTAAACCACCCAGCAATGGAGCTCTGAAGGAGAGTCCTGTACTTGTGATGCATCCACATGTTGCGACTCCAACTCCCTACACTCCTCCAATACAGAATCTTGCAGTGAAAAAAGATGTGGCCATAGATCCTGGAGAAGGTAGACCAATTCCTTCCAGCCACTATGGGCTTGTATCTCTCCAAATTGCAGCCGCAGTAAAAAAAGCACAACAGCATTCAGAAAAACGTACCAAAAGTTTATCAG GTACAGGTGAAAATGGCCCATCCACCGTTGGACAAAGTCTCCCGGGAAAGTCTTCAGAGTCATCTACATCTCGTTGTGTTCTCACTAGTGATCTTCGAACTGAAGCCTCAAGATCTAGTGTGGAATCCCGCCGGATTGTTGAGGTTGCTCCACGTCAAGATCTTCCTGAGGGTAGTCACGAACACGATCTGAGCTTCCTGGGTATTAAACAGGAGCCCGTGGAATGGACAGAATTTGAGCAACAAAATGGCATTGAACGCCAACATATGGAAATAACTGTGAAACCAGAAATGATTTACCAGGAAGAGGCTCCTGATGAACATCCAGAGGAAATGCAGGAACCTATTTATTCTCCACTTACTTGTGAATTGTGCAGTGAAACTTTTACAATTCCCGGCGAGTGGGTACGTCACATCGAGAGTTTTCACTCAGATTCACCCTCCCAGACAATTCCCAAGAAACGTAGACGGACTGaa GATACCGCGAGTGAGAACATTGCTGCTCTCAGGTGTGATCTCTGTTCCATGTTCTTCATAACACCTGCTGAATGGGTGAGGCACGTACAAAATACACATACAGAGACGGAACTGGCCATTTCCAATAATAGTGCACcaccaaaaag GAACATAAGAATGAGTCGGCCTTTAGATGGTCAGACACAAGATAAATCTTGCTCCATCTGCCACAAGACTTTTCCATCCTATGCCAGCATGGAGATCCACAAGAGAACCCACACAG CATGGGATGCAACAAAGGATTCAATGTAA
- the LOC129801564 gene encoding pyrimidodiazepine synthase isoform X2, whose protein sequence is MSKVTRKFSHLPESLGIWHTAKTTVFNKRNKVCSRSLTTCVDLRKSENMSNGKHLATGAPLPTLQDDGKIRLYSMRFCPYAQRVHLVLDAKDIPYHTIYVNLQAKPEWLYDRSPPGTVPAVDLPNESGGASLYESLVISDYLDEKFPQRPLYPRTPLAKAKERLLIKKFDTVIDVMYKVFLGEHVPGTLTEISNRLDFFEKELQTRGSDFFGGNVPGMVDYMIWPWCERADMLTYLLGDKYVLDEERFPKLVKWRALMKEDKAVKGSYLSGEVHAKYMEGRRQGNADYDMLVNIAKKQRTS, encoded by the exons ATGTCAAAAGTAACTCGAAAGTTCAGTCACTTGCCGGAATCTTTGGGTATTTGGCACACAGCAAAAACTAcggtttttaataaaagaaataaggTTTGTTCAAGAAGTTTAACCACCTGTGTAGACCTCAGAAAAAGTGAAAACATGAGCAACGGAAAACACTTAGCTACAG gtgCCCCCTTGCCCACCCTTCAGGATGATGGTAAGATCCGCCTCTACTCCATGCGCTTCTGCCCATATGCCCAACGTGTTCATCTTGTTCTGGATGCTAAGGATATTCCCTATCATACGATCTACGTAAATCTTCAGGCAAAGCCAGAATGGCTCTATGACCGAAGCCCTCCAGGTACCGTTCCCGCTGTGGATCTACCCAACGAAAGTGGAGGTGCCAGTCTATATGAATCTTTGGTCATATCAGACTATCTCGATGAGAAATTCCCACAGAGGCCCTTATATCCACGTACACCTTTGGCAAAAGCCAAGGAGCGTCTGCTGATTAAAAAGTTCGATACGGTGATTGACGTGATGTACAAAGTGTTTTTGGGGGAACATGTCCCTGGAACTTTGACTGAGATCAGCAACAGACTTGACTTTTTTGAGAAAGAACTTCAAACACGTGGATCCGACTTTTTTGGCGGGAATGTACCCGGGATGGTGGATTATATGATCTGGCCATGGTGTGAAAGAGCTGATATGCTTACATACCTTCTGGGAGATAAGTACGTCCTGGATGAGGAGAGATTTCCCAAATTG gtcAAGTGGAGAGCTCTGATGAAGGAGGACAAAGCCGTTAAGGGATCCTACCTGTCAGGTGAAGTGCATGCCAAGTACATGGAAGGACGTCGACAAGGAAATGCTGATTATGATATGCTTGT aaatattgCTAAGAAACAGCGAACGTCCTAA
- the LOC129801502 gene encoding UDP-glycosyltransferase UGT5-like, translated as MEIKSNIKMKFIIFCVLPCLVSAANILVLETTASPSHHIWMKTLLLALAEKNHNITSISADFDVGQSPNLHYLHLDKVYEVLYDETSEDHSQNLDFFAMGEMNPYLAYYNFVSYMAQNVIGCVKSTGYQQLLNYPDDFKFDLIIYDFIAGPVLLNFVEKFGNPPIIAATAFFSSNYASKITGGILTPAFVPYPLVNMDLSSFWGRTNNFLIFLLDYLVREYYIGYKINYHVKNDFATGKDVRDIEKQIKLVFLNKHPALDMIEPLMPNTIQLGGLQIQRNKGLPKDLQEILDNAKNGAILFSLGTNVKSEMLGDDRITEILETFRSLPQYTFIWKFEADSLPVEVPSNVIIRKFVPQSDLLEHPNLKLFISHCGLLSTQEAVWFGVPILGLPVFADQFYNLELSVRNGVAEKGNLGNINRNSFKQLIEKMINDPKYRNNAKTRSNVFRDQKETPLERGVWWTEYVLRHPNMTFMSSPSLNLGLTQRHSWDVVAFITSIFIFSVYVILKICCLSFRTCLRKRSQKSKTE; from the exons ATGGAGataaaaagtaatataaaaatgaaatttataattttctgtGTACTTCCTTGTTTAGTTAGTGCAGCTAATATACTTGTGCTCGAGACTACAGCATCCCCCAGCCATCACATTTGGATGAAAACACTCTTATTAGCTCTTGCTGAGAAGAACCACAATATAACTTCCATTTCTGCTGATTTTGATGTTGGGCAGAGTCCAAATCTTCACTATCTTCATCTGGATAAGGTTTATGAAGTGCTCTATGATGAAACCAGTGAAGATCATTCCCAGAATCTTGATTTCTTTGCCATGGGAGAAATGAATCCTTATCTTGCGTATTACAATTTTGTAAGCTACATGGCTCAGAACGTAATAGGTTGTGTCAAATCTACCGGTTATCAACAGCTTCTAAATTATCCAGATGACTTCAag TTTGACTTGATAATATACGACTTCATAGCAGGACCTGTGCTtctaaattttgttgaaaagttCGGAAATCCGCCAATTATAGCTGCCACAgcatttttttcatcaaattatgcAAGCAAAATTACTGGTGGCATCTTAACACCTGCCTTTGTACCATATCCGCTTGTTAACATGGATTTAAGCAGTTTTTGGGGTCGAACAAATAATTTCCTAATCTTTTTACTCGATTACTTAGTACGAGAGTATTATATTggatataaaatcaattatcatGTGAAGAATGATTTTGCTACTGGTAAGGATGTTCGCGATATTGAAAAACAGATCAAATTGGTTTTTCTAAACAAACATCCGGCTCTGGATATGATTGAACCTCTGATGCCAAATACTATTCAACTTGGAGGACTTCAAATCCAAAGAAACAAGGGTCTTCCCAAAGATCTTCAAGAAATATTGGATAATGCAAAAAATGGAGCGATTCTCTTTTCTTTAGGAACAAATGTTAAAAGCGAAATGCTAGGAGATGATCGTATTACAGAAATCCTTGAAACCTTCAGATCTCTACCTCAGTACACCTTTATCTGGAAATTTGAAGCAGACTCATTGCCAGTAGAAGTCCCTTCTAATGTTATCATTCGAAAGTTTGTACCCCAGAGTGATCTCTTAGAACATCCCAATCTTAAACTTTTCATCAGTCACTGTGGACTTCTCAGTACTCAAGAAGCTGTTTGGTTTGGCGTACCTATTCTTGGACTACCCGTATTTGCCGATCAATTCTATAACCTAGAACTTAGTGTAAGAAATGGAGTTGCCGAAAAAGGAAATCTCGGGAATATCAATCGAAATTCATTTaaacaattaattgaaaaaatgattAATGATCCAAAATATCGAAACAATGCAAAAACTCGTTCAAATGTTTTTCGGGACCAGAAAGAGACACCACTTGAAAGAGGAGTTTGGTGGACCGAATATGTATTAAGACATCCAAATATGACTTTCATGAGCTCTCCATCGTTGAATCTTGGATTAACTCAGAGACACTCATGGGATGTCGTAGCTTTTATaacttcaatatttattttttctgtatatGTAATTCTGAAAATTTGCTGCCTTTCCTTTCGGACTTGCTTGAGGAAAAGGTCCCAAAAATCAAAGACGGAATAG